The DNA window CAGATGCATATTTGATTGCCCGCCCCGGCTAAATCTTCACATACTGCCAAACATACGTTTGTACCGCGTTTAAAAAGCAACAACATGGAAACAGACAGCAGCCACAATGCCTCTGTGTCTAGACAGCTTACCTTCTTCGGCAGTGTCCATCTTGTACGGTGACGCACTGTCCTCTTTACAGtcaacacataacacacacaccgCGGAACAAAACACAATATCAGCTCACAACTACGCTAGAATACAACATGACCCATGCATGAACGCCGCGTTACCCCAGACCCGACCCCGTTCTTCCGTGTAGTGCTCACAGATAGCGCTGACAAAGCTACTTGTTAGTCGACTATATTTCTGCACGGTTGAACATGTTTGTGGCCTGGATCTGAATGTGCTGCTACGGTTTCGATTTACGGCAGAACAGCGCGCATGCGCAGAGAATGCGACACTTTCTGGCTTTTTCCGGTGGTGACTGCGTCGGACTGTAGATGAAAGATGAATCTCGatatgcataattaaaaaaaaaatgtaataaaagatctaatcatttttattttatttaaatcaaatatacaaTACGAATGCATCATGGTATATGGCAATTTACTATAACAAGGGCACAATGTCAGCATAAAATAGTGGAGGCAGTTTTTTTGGTGTGCATGTATGTTAAGGGGGTGAGGCATAGGATTTTAAATCTTGTTACACCTGGACATGtgcaaacacatatacacacctTATCCTATTAGGGATATTGACTTTTTACTGGCCTCTCATATTTTGTAGGCATGAATGAGGATATGGTCCCCACAATGCAGATAAGTTGATTTGGTGGCGTGTAAGGCTCTGAAAAGGCTTTGTGGTGAATGGGATTTTTTTTGGTATTGGAAATTAGATGTATTAAGGTTTTAATGTGGTTTTAAGGGTCAAATATGCATGCATCTTTTATCAGTATGagatataattattataacaaaTGTGACATATTAATACTTAAGTCAATCAGTTTATTCCAGGAATTATTTACATGGATTATTTACATGACATATATATTTGTCCCTATGAGTACTTAAGATGTGCTTTAAGTTTTACGTGATTGTATAGAATAAgctttaaggcctgttcacaccaaggaggATAACTATAAAGTTAATcatagatataaaaataattctctgctgtaacgataaaggcacagagaaatgaTATAACAATATAAGTTAATGAACGATAAAAAATATGGACACAATCAGAAATCAAGAATTTCAAGTGGCAGATGAGCATGCACCCCACAATAAACAGACTCTGATGTGGACAgtaatatagttatctttatagttatcattcttggtgtgaacgtgCCTTTAAACAACATGAAATATTCTTATCAGGATTTGATCACTCCACATCtctgagaaaatatatataaaataattttctttgtcataatataaatacagaaaaaaaaaaaactcattttcttTACTAAAACACAGGGATTTTTAATTAGGCGCAACAAGGCAGCCAAATTGGACTGTTTTTCATGCTTACATGAGAGAGACAAAAAGTTTGTcactaaagaaagaaatgtttctttaaagaaACTTAGTTTGTCATTAGTTCGGTCTTTCACTGTCTTTATAATTTCTGATGGGAGGTTTGAATGTCTTGGCATTATAAACCCAAACGGTATCAATCCCCTCTCCAGCGACATCATCAGGAGTCCAAGTGGGAAATGGAAAGCGACAAGCCACTACTTTGGCTGAACTCTGGAGCTCTGTTTGGAGCTTGACTTCAAGCTGCTCCATCTGTGAAGAAAACAACCGAGTCTGTCAGATTGTAAAAATATTGTATGTACaggtgtatgtatgtatatataaaatgagtCAGAAGATTTTACCATTTGAGGAACGCCAAAGATGACCACATTGGAGTACTCTGAAAAACTGACCTATGAAAGAAAGACAAATTATAATACTTTAAACACATGCGGCATGATTACATACAGACTGTATTGATCTGTAAACACTTAATAATTTAGATAATAATATAATGGAAGATGCACATTTAGATTATGATTGACCTGTCCTCACCTTCCAAAGGTCAGAAATATAAAAAGAAGTGTTGTGATGAACACCTTCCCTCCAGGCTTTGAATCGGGAGTACCAGACCAGCCAGGGGTTCAGCTCGAAGCCAACTGCCTTGAAACCACTTTTTGCTGCAGCGATAACCTAGACAAACCAGAAACACAGAGGAACAAGACTATTAACAAACTGTGCTCATCTAACATCAATAATGTTATACAGCTGTTGTATAGCAATGCTGATATGCAACAGTGTTGAATGATTTTTATTCATATACTATGGCATTTACATGGTACTGTGTGTTAGCCCAAAAGAGGTTGCTTTACTTAAAACATTCTTATGAAATATAACAAAACGTTCTTATGAAGGTATGATCTCTTTATATCTCTGAGAACATTCATAAAAGCCTTTTCTTCGtcatataataaaaatgcaaataaataaacaaacgcatacataaaattattgtattcTTTAGTAAAACAAATGGATAtatgaaaaaaaggaaataactCACTATACGTCCATCTCCGCTGCCGATATCCACCAGAGAACCAGATCTAGTTTTCAAAACCTTAAGAACGTTTTCAATTTGAGTCCTCGTTGCAGGAACAAACGGGAGACAAACTTTCCTCAAAGCTGGTGCTATAAACGGTCCGGTCACTGCGTACAGAGCCACCAATGACCCTCCGACCACACAAGTAGCAAAAATACCGAGTCGTTTTTTAAAAGAACTGTCACCAGCTGAACCCTGCTTATGAGTCTCTGTGGAGTGATTTGATTCTATGCCAAATTCAGACATCCTAAATGAATTTAGAGGCACTCATTAACTGACCTCCTGCCCAATGACAGCACGCAGCTTCTGAAAGATTCGCAATTAAAATAGATCAGATATGCAACTaatgagaaaaacatttaaatagatcTACGGCATAGTCATGTCAACATACAGACAGCTATACTGTCTACACATTCTATAGATAAATTATAAGACAACCACAGAACGTTTACATTATTTCACGAGACGAGAATCGGTGCACCTCATTTGTTTTGTCCGACGAGTCGAAAGACTGAAGCGTCATTAGTTCCGCTCTCTTTATCTTTATTACAGATAATATTAGTTCATGGGATAATAAAAATGACTTGAAGAAACCTAACGAATTGTGGGTTCGAGAGTTATAACCTGTTAATTAACTGtccttttatatgtttttattttttcattagtaGTGAAAGTTTATCCAATGCAATTACTTTAATATACCAGAGGGAGGCACTATTACGCGGATGTACTCACAAACCCCAATGTGTGTTCTTATTGCGCATCTCTGGCTGCTGTTTTTCAGCTTTAAATGACAGATGTAATGAAAACAGTACGTTTATAGtattaaatgcatgaatgttatTATGACGAGGTTGGCAATTTTAGAAATGTTCACATGCCTACAACCACTCTAAAATATTATCAATAAGCAAGGAGGATGCAATCCAATAGAAAGGCAAATTTTTAAAAGATCGTTTTTGTTCTACATGGCATTTTAtagtaaaaatgcaataaaacgaGACATCATAACAACATGTTTGTAATTTTATCAGTAATATGTGATATGAGAATGAAAACTGAAGCATTCGGGTAACAAAGTATAAAAGAAGCACAAATGTACTCACATAggcataaaatacaaataaaatacaaataaattaagtcACACGTAAAgcacaattaaattaaaccacACAGCTCAAGGAAAGAGAGAAGCCTGTCCCACATTACAAAACACAAACGTGAAAATAGCCTTAGCATTAATGACatgtttttatgtaatgttttaaataataccCACACCAAAACAGCATGAATCAAAATATTTACATCAAACATATGCAATGATTGAGTGTCCTAATATCATTTTTCAATATTAGGATGAAAACAGAAGTACATAACAGTCATCAAATGATATGAACTAGACAGCCTTGGACTAGTCATATacaaaacaggaaaagaaaactgGCAGGAATATAGTTTTATGGTTCACATATCCAATTAATGCACCCATGTTTTTTGATCCATAATCCTTTATGGATACAAAACGGTGAAAATGGAAATTTTGACTGTCAACGAACATAATAAACAAGTGCATAACTGTTACAAATAAAACGGACACAAAGAGGACAATAAAGAAATCTATCCAAAAGCTGGGCTGGCGTGCATGGAAAACCATTAGAAGTCATTGGATACTGACCGATGCACAGTTCTGTCCACTGCAGCTCGCCCACGGCTGGTGGTGGGCCCATCATAAAGTTCATCATCCAGGTCGCACTCTTCAGCCCCATCGTGCGAGTAGCTGTGCTTCATCACTAGGATATTCCTGCGGCCAGTTGGTGTGGCTTGCAGAGGAAATGGAGGTTGTATGGTTGGCTCCATGTCTGAGAGAATGGCTGCAGCATCTCGCAGGCTGAGATCGCTGCGGCTGCCTCGAGTGCTGGACACCTGGGAGCCACAGTGGTGGCCATGGATGCATTTGGATGAGGTACGCTGCAGTTTGGGGAAGTCTTCAGATAAAACATCACCGTCGCATGAGGTTGCTTGCCGTAACGTGCACAGCTCGTATTCTGGTGGTTCAAAGGCCTCGTGCAGCAATGCAGGGTCGAATTCATCTCTGCGGATGATGTACTTCTTCCGTggctgttttatttgaatgattattGACACGGTGAGCAGGATAATCACCACTCCACAGGTCACGCCTATAATGGTCACATTAGTGTTGTCGAGACTGTCCAGGATAGtggcttttcttttttctgtgcaaAAGGAGCATAAAGAGTGTATGTGGCacacattaaatgttttaaattaagaaaaaaaaaactactgtttcAAAGTTTTGAAATACGTCTCTTATGCTTGccaatactgcatttatttgatcaaaaatacagtacatattatgaaatattataataacttacaataactgttttctatttgaatgcattttaaaataataaagtttaaagtaatttatttctttgatggctaagctgaattttcagcaatcataactccaggcttcagtgtcaaatgatccttcagagagCATTCTTATATGCTaaattggtgctcaagaaacatttattttttaaatatcaatgttgaaagtagttgtgatgcttaatattttttatagactCCATAACAggttcaaaatagaaatcttttgtatccTTATAAATCTTTATCTTGATCAAATGAATGTATCCttgttgataaataaaaaaaaggatattttgaaaaatatctgtTTCTGTGTCCATTCAATAAAAGTCATTTGGGGTCAACTGGATGGACAAAAACACagatacagtttttttcttttcttttttttttaaatgtccttcTTTAAAGTGTTCCACATAAGAAAGGAATTCAAACAGGTTTGTAAAGACTTGAGGTGAATAAATGGTGACAGCATAAATACTTTTAAACaccattattttcttttaatatttcatttttaaacatgtgaCTATTTACCTTTGCAACCATTCTCATCCCAAGGATAGACACAGTTTTGGATACCATTGCACACCAATGTGTGGTTAATACACATGTTACCATGACAGAAGAATGAGTCTCCTTCACAGGGAGCTGAAGAGCAGagcaaaatgataataattatagaaGAAACCACATGAGACACTACCATATCAGGCAGCTGAAACGACTGAAATGACTAATAATGTGTTGGTCCAAATATGCAGTTAAAATAAGAGGTAAATCACGAAAGAAATCTATACAGTATGTGTTATTGAAATGTGTTAAGATGGAATGACTCACGCTCGTGGAAGGTGGTGAAGAGGATACGGAACCGGCTCCTGCGGCTGGTCTCATCGGCCCACATGCGAATCACACCTAGTGAAGTCAGCAGCATCACGTCGTTGGCCACCGTGCTGCAGAATTTATTCTTTAGGTGTTCCACCGAGCTGCTCCCATCATACACCGCCACAAAGTTACGCTTGCACTCGTTTGAGTTCTGCATTTCATAATCCAGGAAACGCAAATAGATCTGTACAAGAAGAGACACATTTAAATCACTGTTCTTAGGAGATCTTTTCAAGGTCCTCCTTACACAGTGGAAAGTAACAAAGATCAGTCCTAGGCCACCATTCTAGGCTTTCAGTTGCATAAATAAAGAGTTTTACCTTCGATCCAGGAGGAGCTCTTATGTACCACCTGCAGTCTACAGCCTCTGTCTGCAACGCTTTGCCCTCTTTGGTAACCATTACTGACTCCACAATCCCCTCTGGCCCGCTCATCTCAAATTCACAAACTACAACATGAAAGCACAGTAATGTATCATTGTGAAGTGGTTTTATTATGCAGAGGGGAtcaattaaatctaaaaaaaacacttcactCACTAGGAAGAGGTGGTTGAACTCCAAGGTCTTTGAAATCAGGATCTGTAAAACAGGCAGAGGAGAGCGAGTGATTAAGGATTTTATAAGGCTTTCATCTGTTTAGTTTACAAGGTCAAAGAGCCCACAAACACACTAATGATTTCATATTCAcatatttgacataaaatattGTGCTAAATATCAAAATGGCTGGCTTGTTGCTGTTGAAAAGACAGATCCGTGTGAATTAAAAGGCTGGTATATACCATGCTGTTCACCATCAAAAAGCACTGGTTATCTAAAATGATCTTTCTGCAGAAGTTGGTTTAGAAAAGTAAGTGAGGACACCAGCATATACAAAagagtgtatatacagtacactactgtccaaatgtttggagtcagtaCAACTTTTATCACGGAAGCACACATTAACCTCTTAAGCTCAAATGCttttttggggatttccgttttccATTTTCCTACCTGATTTTAAGCTGATCAaaacatgacagtaaagacatttatgaagttaaaaatgtatttaaaataaatgctgttctcctgaactttctattcatcaaagaatcttgaaaaaaaatggatcatgcttccacaaaaatattcagccGCACAACTTTTTTCAGCTttgataataattgaaaatgttttgtgagcaacacatctgcatattagaatgatatctgaaggattgtatgacactgaagactggagtaatgatgcttaaacaTGTTAATatgcttttccatcacaggaaggaattacattttaaaatattttgaaatagaaaacagttattttaagttacaaagatatttcaatatatttgtaataaaaaaaaacattttgtcaaaacattaaaaagtattactgaccccaaacctgtGAACAGTACTGTAGACTGCATTATTTCTTCCTAAGAACATAGGAAATAAAAACAGATGGAAATTTATTCGATTGATGGCATTaaagacaaacacagacacatgGGTGCCTTTTGTCCCTGACCTTGAGGAACTTCTGACCCGGCTcacaatcatttattttctttaaccaTAATAACTGAAACACATAGGATTAGTGAATGAGAATGATGTCCTGAGGCTTGAGTCATGATTGTACGTGGATTAATAATCCCTTCACCAGCTTCACACAGATTAGACTGTCCAGAGTGACAGGAATCAAAGTAATAAGATGTAGGTGTGTTTACAGGAgcctgtttgaatttcttttatttatgCACAGTTTTTCAGGCTTAAACAGGTAACAGTTCATCATGTCTATCTAGATCCAATTTAtaatttcccccccaaaaaaaaaaaatcaccatgataTTTCAGAGTCTTTAGGGTTTCAATCTAAAACCATTCAGGGATTCACAGTAATCCTCTCGTGTTTTCTTACCTCTGGTACAGCTTGGCTAAGATTATTCTTTATGCTGATGTAACAGGGTGCATGGATGTAGGTCTCTAGTAAATCTCTGATTTATGATGTAGAGaatcatattttacagtattttatatacataacagAAAAAAGATCTGGATTAGAATGCCTAGCACagcctaaaaaaaatattgaatataaaaaaatatcttattatattcattcattacatctCTTGTTAGTTACAAATGGAATTTTTAaaagatgttaatatttttagttattgtttgaataaaattaattaaataatgtgtAGACATTCAATCAGTGATGTATGTATTTTGCGTACAGGGTTGTCAATTCACAGGACAGATATATGATTGCTGGTCCTCTCCTCTTATGACCCTGCTTCATTACCAAAATCTGAAGACTGGATTTAGCTTTGAGAGGAGATTAGCACTGCTGTTCAGTGTTTATTAGGCAGCGGTAATGAACACTGGTGTAATCAAAATTTAAGTAACATCACGTAATCAGAACATCAGCCTACTTTAGAATAGACAGACATCGCATCTGTCTTAAACCACAGTTGattagtccaaaaaaaaaaaaacactcacttcAGTTTTCTCTTAGGCTATTCATTGAATGATGTAAATATGGATTCAAAAATAGATTGACAAAAGACCCTTTGCAACCCAATAATGCATAAAGCAAATTATTTTGGCCATCCCATAGATTTGCAATAGGATTTAGCAAAGCTGAAGTAGGGGGACAGAGCTCAGGACATGGAGCAGACCGAATGTGCTCCTCTGAAGACAAGCTTTCATTAACTGGGATCAGAGACATCACAAACCTCCCCCACTCAGCTGCTGCATGTGTGCCTGCACTACAAATGCAGGGCCATCTGACCTGAGCACAGAACACAGCATTTACCAAAACACGGAGGATCTTGCTGAGATTAAACCAACTGTACTGAATCAATATTATAACTATACATTTTGTTTCCAAATAAATACAGTGGAGTTTAAAAGTTTGAGACCACACAATCTGCTGTTTAAACCTGTAACAAAAAACTTCAAGATGTAAGGTGAATAAGACACATTTTAGATTCTGCATCCAGGTCACTTCACACAGATTGGTTGGACAATCAGATGCTCTTCCACTGAAGGACAAGACCCTCAAATCATGCTGgacatgatcatcaggttttgcATAAACTTGCATAAAGAAACTGATAAATACCTGGTGGTGAGTACAAAAAAAGACATATACCGTTGACAAAAACACAACTCTTACCTTGGGTGAAATTGTACCAAGCTGAAAATCCAATGGCTTCTAGTTCACCATCTGCCACAAATTTTATCCAAAGGTATCGTCCGCTGGACTTAACATAGGTCGGGCTCTCTTGTCCACAGTAGCGGCCAATAATAGGAGAAAAGCTGAAGGGGCCATCCCTGACTTCAATGTGGTCAAACTTACACTCCCACGATGGCTCAATAGCATACTTTTCATCAAAATACAGGTCAATGCATTGCCTTGGAGAAGCTATGACAATTAAAACCTCTAGTTAGATATGCAGATGTTACTCATTAAAAATGGTCGAAATGGTAGATCGCTTACCTTCAATTATGTATATGCATTCACGGTCAGGAGGATATTTTTCAGGATAGTTAGGCGATGTGAAAAGCCCTCCATCAGGTTCTTTGACCCAAGTACCACACAACCCTGCCGGAGTCACACCTGAGTTGTTTTTAACTGAAGAGAcaaagcatttgttttttaaaagatatatataaaaaacaatctaCAGTCAAATCAGTTCTACTTTTGCATGCAATCACAATGCCCTTCTTGCTTAGGAGATAATTGTTAATTAGAGATAATTACCTATAGCTCTCTTTGGTGGTGCTGTTGGTGCTCCAGAAAATCCAAGACTGACGAGACTTGCAACAACTGCAAaatttatactgtatgtttatacagttcttaaatgtgaccctggaccacgaaaccagtcttaaataatatttttattttcatgccaAAAATTAACTAAAGATCATGgactatgaagatattttgtacatttcctaccatagaCATTAACTTAATTTtgcattagtaatatgcattgctaaggacttaatttggacaattttaaaagtgattttctcaatatatatatatatatttttttttttttgcaccctcagattccagatattcaaatagttttatctctgcctgatattgtccaatcctaacaaaccatacttaacacacacacatacaaagctTTATTTAGATTTCAGATTACGTATAAATCTCTATTTcataaaattgacccttatgactggttttgtggtccagggtcatgtTAAAGACAACTCCAATTTACTTTATCACCGCTATTACAAGTGCATGTTTACATGTTTTATGTCACACTATAGTGTGGAATCATGTATGTATTCGTTCTCAAGAGGTTACTCGTCAGTggcaatataatgaaatattatatttatgttcgTGTCCATAAGATCGCGCGATATTATATTTACTCACCAACAAGCAGTTTCACCCGGAGCACCATGATTCTCCCCGAGGGTTTCAACTTTGAATTCCATGAAATGATAATGGAAGTGGCGAAGCGAAGGACGAAACTAGGATAAAATATAACTACGATATAAAGCAGTGCGTCGTTAGAACAAGCAGCTTAAAGAACGCGATCCAAATCGTGTGATATTCGTCGCACAAATTGTTGCCGTTATTCCCAGAACTCAGGGTGTAGTTGAAGACTTGTTTGACGGAACAGGTTGAACACATGTGCGTAATCCGCCACATCCGTGCACAGAAGACCTGCGGACCCGAAGAGTGGATTAACACGATCCCTTCATTCATATTTGGCCAGAATATTCTATATGCGATGCCCTGCCTCAGATGAAGTTTGTCCAGGTGATGTTAACCCATGGTTTTCTAACGGAGTATGATTAAATTAGCCTACTTGAAAATGGGgacaaaatgaaaacattgtgaaaattgttttatttatttattttgtagcagATCACGTGTCAAAGAATATGATTACACCAAGTAAGAATAGgcctagagtttttttttttcttgtgacctTGGGAACAGCCTATCAACTGACCACACAGCCTCTTTTTCATTCTCAATAATGGCTTTTACCTCGCAAGGGTTTCTTTATTGTGAATTCTTTATTAAGGTCTTCATTGTGATACCCAAgtaacttaaaaataattttaggcTAATGTGTGCATTATCACAATTTTAACTCCAAAATCACTTATTATGTACTACTAGTGTTTTGTCAGTAGATGTATGGTCTGATAACAATATTATCAATAAAAGTAGAcctataaaagttttaaattaacaTGATCATTGGGCTTGCCACTTGTGCATTCTCGCCCACCTTGTTCAGACAGTCAAAGCAAAGAAAATTCAATACTGATTTTGTCTGCATTTGACCTGATCATTGTTTATGTCTATTAAGAAAAGAGACACACATGAAGAGAGATTCTGTCCTGTTACATCTGGACAAAAAATTTTTCTTTTGCGTTTCATTTTCCACTATTGCTGCATATTAGATGCAACTAACAAGAAGCCGGTGTTTAAACTAGAAACTAGAAGCATGGAAATGTGgaggaaaaaatgaaaaataagataCTAATATGGTCCCACATGCCTTCTGCTAAAATGGCATTCTCTGTGGGGCTGCTTTTCATCAGCATCTtgttaaaacaagaaacaagaaagaaTGGATGCTGCATAACACAGGGAAATACTGCAAGATAACCAGCTTCAGTTAGCTAAAACTCTCATCTTTCAGCAAGACAGTGATCCAATTAGCACACTGTGTCAAAAGAACAACATAATTAATTGAAAAGGTATGGAACTTTAAATTTGTGGTTGTCAGGTGTTGTTTCATTAATCTAAAAAATCTGCAGGAAAACTGTAGTAAAGAATGGACTATAATCATACTTGAACAGCATGCAAAAGCTGGTGCATATTACCACAACAAAGTTGTTACTTTAAGAAGTGACTCACAAAATCTGTCACATACAAAGTTTTACACTTACAGCTcaaacatattttagtttttacatggTTATGTGTGAACAAATCTGAATTCTGAAACATAAAGGCATTGTTGACATTTTGTGCCAGCTGTGCACATTCTATTATACTTGCATTACTTTTAACCTAAAATCTTGATGTTGATGAAAGAAAAAGCAAAACGACTTGACATATTTACAGTTTGCTATTCGCTTACGTTTTGTGCATATTGTACTTGATTAACAATTTTGCATgtgtaaattaaaatttaaagtgaTAAATACTTCGCTAGTTTAAAGTCTTTTCATATAAATTTGCTTTGATATATTTTCACAACCACTGGATGGTGCAATAGCACATCATATTAGTTTTTGAAACACCTCAACACCAAACAATGGAATGTCACCAGAACAtcaatttacattaaaatgaagTTTCCATCAATAAATGCTGAGCAGAAGTTTCTAAGATTATAATAAGTACTTTACAGTATACTGAATACAGTAGTGCTTTTAACTGTTCA is part of the Carassius auratus strain Wakin chromosome 27, ASM336829v1, whole genome shotgun sequence genome and encodes:
- the LOC113046330 gene encoding neuropilin and tolloid-like protein 1, producing KNNSGVTPAGLCGTWVKEPDGGLFTSPNYPEKYPPDRECIYIIEASPRQCIDLYFDEKYAIEPSWECKFDHIEVRDGPFSFSPIIGRYCGQESPTYVKSSGRYLWIKFVADGELEAIGFSAWYNFTQDPDFKDLGVQPPLPICEFEMSGPEGIVESVMVTKEGKALQTEAVDCRWYIRAPPGSKIYLRFLDYEMQNSNECKRNFVAVYDGSSSVEHLKNKFCSTVANDVMLLTSLGVIRMWADETSRRSRFRILFTTFHEPPCEGDSFFCHGNMCINHTLVCNGIQNCVYPWDENGCKEKRKATILDSLDNTNVTIIGVTCGVVIILLTVSIIIQIKQPRKKYIIRRDEFDPALLHEAFEPPEYELCTLRQATSCDGDVLSEDFPKLQRTSSKCIHGHHCGSQVSSTRGSRSDLSLRDAAAILSDMEPTIQPPFPLQATPTGRRNILVMKHSYSHDGAEECDLDDELYDGPTTSRGRAAVDRTVHRSVSNDF
- the LOC113045738 gene encoding protein N-lysine methyltransferase FAM173B; translated protein: MSEFGIESNHSTETHKQGSAGDSSFKKRLGIFATCVVGGSLVALYAVTGPFIAPALRKVCLPFVPATRTQIENVLKVLKTRSGSLVDIGSGDGRIVIAAAKSGFKAVGFELNPWLVWYSRFKAWREGVHHNTSFYISDLWKVSFSEYSNVVIFGVPQMMEQLEVKLQTELQSSAKVVACRFPFPTWTPDDVAGEGIDTVWVYNAKTFKPPIRNYKDSERPN